Proteins encoded in a region of the Elaeis guineensis isolate ETL-2024a chromosome 7, EG11, whole genome shotgun sequence genome:
- the LOC105048884 gene encoding ras-related protein RABA4d gives MMDYVFKMVVIGDSAVGKTQLLSRFSKNEFSTETRATVGVEFQTKTILIDKKLVKAQIWDTAGQERYRAITSAYYRGALGALIVYDITKYPSFEQVPRWLDELRAHADPNVVIMLAGNKCDLEGLRAVPVESGKELAEREGLLFLETSALDATNVEKAFLMVLERIYRNVSRKSLGGGDEEPPLVLKSSLRGTRLDVNESPQRYQCCSK, from the coding sequence ATGATGGATTATGTATTCAAGATGGTGGTTATCGGAGACTCGGCCGTGGGCAAGACCCAGCTCCTGTCCAGATTCTCCAAGAACGAATTCAGCACCGAGACCCGGGCGACCGTTGGGGTTGAATTCCAGACCAAGACCATCCTCATCGACAAGAAGCTTGTCAAGGCCCAGATATGGGACACCGCCGGCCAGGAGCGGTACCGTGCCATCACCAGCGCCTACTACCGTGGTGCACTCGGTGCTCTCATCGTCTATGACATCACCAAATACCCCAGTTTTGAGCAGGTGCCCCGGTGGCTCGACGAACTACGGGCCCATGCAGACCCCAATGTCGTCATCATGCTCGCCGGCAACAAGTGCGACCTCGAGGGGCTGAGGGCGGTGCCGGTGGAGTCGGGCAAGGAGCTGGCGGAGAGAGAGGGACTTCTCTTCTTGGAGACATCGGCGTTGGATGCAACAAATGTGGAGAAGGCATTTCTGATGGTCCTGGAGAGGATTTATCGGAATGTGAGCAGGAAATCACTCGGCGGTGGCGACGAGGAGCCACCTCTGGTGCTGAAGTCTTCGCTCAGAGGTACCAGGTTGGATGTAAATGAAAGCCCGCAGAGGTACCAGTGCTGTTCAAAGTAG
- the LOC105048885 gene encoding DNA topoisomerase 3-beta isoform X2 encodes MDLFQAPILKSESNPKAHIRRHLSQEAKGCGYLVLWLDCDREGENICYEVIECSGIHENEAGRRIYRARFSSVAEKDILKAMDNLVAPNKDEALAVDARQEIDLKVGVAFTRFQTRYFQGKYGNLDSRVISYGPCQTPTLGFCVQRYLQITTFKPEKFWSLNPYIIKDGYELRLEWDRNKLFDYDVAMMFQKLVSDDHTLKVTDILTKEECKSRPSGLNTVNMLKVASSALGFGPQMAMQLAERLYTQGFISYPRTESTAYPSSFDFRSALGAQLNNPIWGNDVRALLADGFHKPRHGLDAGDHPPITPMRSATEDMLGDDAWRLYQYICQHFIGTVSPDCHYTRTRVEFAAGRELFHCVGQHVTAKGFTSIMPWMAVGEKNLPQFTKGEKINILKVDLYEGSTSPPDYLSESELISLMEKNGIGTDASIPVHINNICERNYVQVSSGRRLVPTALGTTLIRGYQCIDPDLCLPDIRSFIEQQITLIAKGKADHIHVVQHVLQQFKQKYTYFVKKIENMDALFEAQFSPLADSGRLLSKCGKCTRYMKYISTQPPRLYCATCEEVYYLPQNGTIKLYKELACPLDGFELVLFLMAGPDGKTFPLCPYCYNSPPFEGIDKLFGALKLGSSGKIGKGAGMPCFLCPHPTCQHSLISQGVCACPECSGTLVLDPVSAPKWRLYCNICNCLVSLPQGAHRISTTGKRCPECDSTIIEVDFNKRTTPLSNGATLHVGCILCDELLHSLVEMKHGKSFFRRGRGRGRGRGRASSRGRGRGRGRSKYEDPKMSFRDF; translated from the exons GCTCATATTCGTAGGCATCTGTCTCAAGAAGCTAAAGGATGTGGCTACTTGGTTTTATGGTTGGATTGTGATCGTGAAGGTGAAAATATATGCTATGAAG TTATTGAATGTAGTGGAATACATGAAAATGAGGCTGGAAGAAGAATTTACCGTGCTCGGTTTTCATCTGTTGCTGAGAAAGATATATTGAAGGCCATGGACAACCTTGTTGCACCCAACAAAGATGAAGCATTGGCTGTAGATGCACGCCAAGAAATTGATTTGAAAGTTGGAGTAGCCTTTACTCGATTTCAGACTCGCTATTTTCAAGGGAAGTATGGAAACCTTGATTCTAGAGTCATTTC CTATGGCCCATGTCAAACTCCTACTCTTGGATTCTGTGTACAACGTTATTTGCAGATTACTACATTTAAGCCAGAAAAGTTCTGGTCTTTGAATCCTTATATAATAAAAGATGGTTATGAACTACGGTTAGAATGGGATCGTAACAAACTATTTGACTATGAT GTTGCCATGATGTTCCAAAAGCTGGTCTCTGATGATCATACTCTAAAAGTGACAGATATTTTGACAAAAGAAGAGTGCAAAAGTCGCCCCTCTGGCCTTAACACAGTTAACATGCTGAAG GTTGCTTCAAGTGCACTAGGGTTTGGACCTCAAATGGCGATGCAGTTAGCAGAGAGATTATACACTCAAGGCTTTATCAG TTATCCACGTACAGAGAGCACAGCATACCCTTCATCATTTGACTTTAGAAGTGCACTTGGTGCACAACTAAATAACCCTATATGGGGTAATGATGTGCGGGCACTACTAGCTGATGGTTTTCATAAGCCGCGACATGGATTAGATGCAGGTGACCATCCTCCCATTACTCCAATGCGATCAGCAACAGAGGATATGTTAGGAGACGATGCTTGGAGACTTTACCAATACATTTGTCAGCATTTTATCGGCACTGTTAGCCCTGATTGCCATTATACAAG GACTAGAGTAGAATTTGCAGCTGGTAGGGAGCTGTTTCACTGTGTTGGGCAACATGTTACTGCTAAAGGATTTACATCTATCATGCCATGGATGGCAGTTGGTGAGAAGAATCTTCCGCAGTTTACTAAGGGTGAGAAGATCAATATTCTAAAGGTCGACTTATATGAG GGGAGTACCTCACCTCCAGACTACCTCAGTGAGAGCGAGCTAATTTCACTCATGGAAAAGAATGGGATAGGCACAGATGCTTCGATTCCTGTACACATAAACAATATCTGCGAGCGCAACTATGTTCAG GTCAGTTCTGGAAGGAGGTTGGTACCAACGGCCCTTGGGACCACTCTGATTAGAGGATATCAATGCATTGATCCAGACCTTTGTTTGCCAGACATCCGCAGCTTTATTGAGCAGCAGATCACCCTGATTGCTAAAGGAAAAGCTGATCATATTCATGTTGTGCAGCATGTCCTTCAACAATTTAAACAGAAGTATACTTACTTTGTTAAAAAG ATTGAAAACATGGATGCTCTCTTTGAAGCACAGTTCTCACCTTTAGCAGACTCAGGGCGTCTGCTGAGCAAATGTGGAAAATGTACACGCTACATGAAATACATTTCTACTCAGCCACCACGGTTATATTGTGCGACTTGCGAGGAGGTCTATTACCTCCCTCAGAATGGCACCATAAAG CTTTACAAGGAACTTGCATGCCCTCTAGATGGATTTGAGTTGGTGCTCTTTTTGATGGCGGGCCCTGATGGGAAGACATTCCCACTCTGCCCCTATTGCTATAATAGCCCCCCATTTGAAGGAATTGACAAACTGTTTGGTGCCCTCAAGCTTGGAAGTTCTGGAAAGATAGGAAAGGGCGCGGGTATGCCATGCTTTCTCTGCCCTCATCCAACATGTCAGCACTCTCTGATATCCCAAGGAGTTTGTGCTTGCCCTGAGTGCAGTGGTACACTTGTCCTTGATCCAGTAAGTGCACCCAAATGGAGGCTCTACTGCAACATATGCAACTGCCTTGTCTCCCTCCCACAGGGTGCACATCGAATCTCAACTACAGGCAAGAGGTGTCCTGAATGTGACTCAACAATCATCGAAGTGGACTTTAATAAGAGGACAACACCCCTGAGCAATGGAGCGACTTTGCATGTGGGTTGCATCTTGTGTGATGAGTTACTGCATTCGCTCGTGGAGATGAAGCATGGCAAATCTTTTTTCAGACGTGGAAGAGGGAGAGGTAGAGGTCGAGGGAGAGCAAGCAGCAGGGGCAGGGGTAGGGGTAGGGGTCGCTCAAAATATGAGGATCCAAAAATGAGTTTCCGAGATTTCTAA
- the LOC105048885 gene encoding DNA topoisomerase 3-beta isoform X4, giving the protein MDNLVAPNKDEALAVDARQEIDLKVGVAFTRFQTRYFQGKYGNLDSRVISYGPCQTPTLGFCVQRYLQITTFKPEKFWSLNPYIIKDGYELRLEWDRNKLFDYDVAMMFQKLVSDDHTLKVTDILTKEECKSRPSGLNTVNMLKVASSALGFGPQMAMQLAERLYTQGFISYPRTESTAYPSSFDFRSALGAQLNNPIWGNDVRALLADGFHKPRHGLDAGDHPPITPMRSATEDMLGDDAWRLYQYICQHFIGTVSPDCHYTRTRVEFAAGRELFHCVGQHVTAKGFTSIMPWMAVGEKNLPQFTKGEKINILKVDLYEGSTSPPDYLSESELISLMEKNGIGTDASIPVHINNICERNYVQVSSGRRLVPTALGTTLIRGYQCIDPDLCLPDIRSFIEQQITLIAKGKADHIHVVQHVLQQFKQKYTYFVKKIENMDALFEAQFSPLADSGRLLSKCGKCTRYMKYISTQPPRLYCATCEEVYYLPQNGTIKLYKELACPLDGFELVLFLMAGPDGKTFPLCPYCYNSPPFEGIDKLFGALKLGSSGKIGKGAGMPCFLCPHPTCQHSLISQGVCACPECSGTLVLDPVSAPKWRLYCNICNCLVSLPQGAHRISTTGKRCPECDSTIIEVDFNKRTTPLSNGATLHVGCILCDELLHSLVEMKHGKSFFRRGRGRGRGRGRASSRGRGRGRGRSKYEDPKMSFRDF; this is encoded by the exons ATGGACAACCTTGTTGCACCCAACAAAGATGAAGCATTGGCTGTAGATGCACGCCAAGAAATTGATTTGAAAGTTGGAGTAGCCTTTACTCGATTTCAGACTCGCTATTTTCAAGGGAAGTATGGAAACCTTGATTCTAGAGTCATTTC CTATGGCCCATGTCAAACTCCTACTCTTGGATTCTGTGTACAACGTTATTTGCAGATTACTACATTTAAGCCAGAAAAGTTCTGGTCTTTGAATCCTTATATAATAAAAGATGGTTATGAACTACGGTTAGAATGGGATCGTAACAAACTATTTGACTATGAT GTTGCCATGATGTTCCAAAAGCTGGTCTCTGATGATCATACTCTAAAAGTGACAGATATTTTGACAAAAGAAGAGTGCAAAAGTCGCCCCTCTGGCCTTAACACAGTTAACATGCTGAAG GTTGCTTCAAGTGCACTAGGGTTTGGACCTCAAATGGCGATGCAGTTAGCAGAGAGATTATACACTCAAGGCTTTATCAG TTATCCACGTACAGAGAGCACAGCATACCCTTCATCATTTGACTTTAGAAGTGCACTTGGTGCACAACTAAATAACCCTATATGGGGTAATGATGTGCGGGCACTACTAGCTGATGGTTTTCATAAGCCGCGACATGGATTAGATGCAGGTGACCATCCTCCCATTACTCCAATGCGATCAGCAACAGAGGATATGTTAGGAGACGATGCTTGGAGACTTTACCAATACATTTGTCAGCATTTTATCGGCACTGTTAGCCCTGATTGCCATTATACAAG GACTAGAGTAGAATTTGCAGCTGGTAGGGAGCTGTTTCACTGTGTTGGGCAACATGTTACTGCTAAAGGATTTACATCTATCATGCCATGGATGGCAGTTGGTGAGAAGAATCTTCCGCAGTTTACTAAGGGTGAGAAGATCAATATTCTAAAGGTCGACTTATATGAG GGGAGTACCTCACCTCCAGACTACCTCAGTGAGAGCGAGCTAATTTCACTCATGGAAAAGAATGGGATAGGCACAGATGCTTCGATTCCTGTACACATAAACAATATCTGCGAGCGCAACTATGTTCAG GTCAGTTCTGGAAGGAGGTTGGTACCAACGGCCCTTGGGACCACTCTGATTAGAGGATATCAATGCATTGATCCAGACCTTTGTTTGCCAGACATCCGCAGCTTTATTGAGCAGCAGATCACCCTGATTGCTAAAGGAAAAGCTGATCATATTCATGTTGTGCAGCATGTCCTTCAACAATTTAAACAGAAGTATACTTACTTTGTTAAAAAG ATTGAAAACATGGATGCTCTCTTTGAAGCACAGTTCTCACCTTTAGCAGACTCAGGGCGTCTGCTGAGCAAATGTGGAAAATGTACACGCTACATGAAATACATTTCTACTCAGCCACCACGGTTATATTGTGCGACTTGCGAGGAGGTCTATTACCTCCCTCAGAATGGCACCATAAAG CTTTACAAGGAACTTGCATGCCCTCTAGATGGATTTGAGTTGGTGCTCTTTTTGATGGCGGGCCCTGATGGGAAGACATTCCCACTCTGCCCCTATTGCTATAATAGCCCCCCATTTGAAGGAATTGACAAACTGTTTGGTGCCCTCAAGCTTGGAAGTTCTGGAAAGATAGGAAAGGGCGCGGGTATGCCATGCTTTCTCTGCCCTCATCCAACATGTCAGCACTCTCTGATATCCCAAGGAGTTTGTGCTTGCCCTGAGTGCAGTGGTACACTTGTCCTTGATCCAGTAAGTGCACCCAAATGGAGGCTCTACTGCAACATATGCAACTGCCTTGTCTCCCTCCCACAGGGTGCACATCGAATCTCAACTACAGGCAAGAGGTGTCCTGAATGTGACTCAACAATCATCGAAGTGGACTTTAATAAGAGGACAACACCCCTGAGCAATGGAGCGACTTTGCATGTGGGTTGCATCTTGTGTGATGAGTTACTGCATTCGCTCGTGGAGATGAAGCATGGCAAATCTTTTTTCAGACGTGGAAGAGGGAGAGGTAGAGGTCGAGGGAGAGCAAGCAGCAGGGGCAGGGGTAGGGGTAGGGGTCGCTCAAAATATGAGGATCCAAAAATGAGTTTCCGAGATTTCTAA